One genomic window of Gimesia chilikensis includes the following:
- a CDS encoding LptF/LptG family permease: MFTTFDRYLLKRYFHVFIIGFIATYGLYVVFDGFTNIDEFQAGQKEGDSSGGLLWLMAETYLYQSSVFFDMVSPILTVLAAVVVFSLMVRHGELNPVLSAGIPTYRLAIPLTIATVIVNCFIIANQELVIPSIADKVQAERGKMDTSAQFVEPVYDFSTRIMINGQELYLTEQRMVNAEFVLSKPTVHDFVTVKAPNAHYISGTDTRPGGWVLQDALPKYEDLDIAAFARKMILPGKNPNDIFIVTDVGCDQLCNRNSSSLISTPELIARINNPSFSDLSIRKQKLDLHSRLTRPFMNLIAVLMAIPFVLRKESRSQILNIAICSCVMGVIFAISQCFLYMGSANLLKPDQAAWFPVIANGTLAAWFSNRVQT; the protein is encoded by the coding sequence GTGTTTACAACTTTTGACCGTTATCTTCTGAAACGATATTTCCATGTGTTCATCATCGGATTCATAGCCACCTATGGTCTGTATGTCGTCTTTGACGGATTCACAAATATCGATGAATTCCAGGCCGGTCAGAAGGAAGGCGATTCCTCAGGGGGGCTGCTCTGGCTGATGGCAGAGACCTATCTGTACCAGTCCAGTGTCTTCTTTGATATGGTCAGTCCGATTCTGACCGTGCTGGCTGCTGTGGTTGTGTTCTCATTGATGGTAAGGCATGGGGAACTTAACCCCGTGCTTTCCGCCGGCATTCCGACATATCGCCTGGCGATTCCACTGACCATCGCGACGGTCATCGTCAACTGTTTTATCATCGCCAACCAGGAACTGGTGATTCCCAGCATTGCCGACAAGGTTCAGGCAGAACGGGGAAAGATGGATACCAGTGCGCAATTCGTTGAGCCGGTCTATGATTTCAGTACCCGGATCATGATCAACGGTCAGGAACTTTATCTCACGGAACAGCGGATGGTGAATGCGGAGTTCGTTCTCTCCAAGCCGACCGTTCACGACTTTGTGACTGTGAAGGCTCCCAATGCTCACTACATTTCCGGGACCGACACGCGACCTGGAGGCTGGGTGCTGCAAGATGCACTGCCGAAGTATGAAGACCTGGATATCGCGGCCTTCGCCCGAAAGATGATTCTACCGGGCAAGAATCCCAATGATATTTTCATCGTGACTGATGTGGGTTGTGATCAGCTGTGTAACCGGAACTCCAGCTCGCTGATTTCGACCCCCGAACTGATCGCCCGGATTAACAATCCCTCGTTCAGTGATCTCTCCATTCGCAAGCAGAAACTCGACCTGCATTCCCGATTGACGCGGCCGTTCATGAACCTGATCGCCGTACTGATGGCGATTCCCTTCGTGCTCCGCAAAGAGAGCCGCAGCCAGATTCTGAATATCGCCATCTGTTCCTGTGTGATGGGAGTGATCTTTGCCATCTCCCAATGTTTTCTTTACATGGGCAGTGCCAATCTGCTCAAGCCCGATCAGGCTGCCTGGTTTCCGGTGATTGCCAATGGAACGCTGGCTGCCTGGTTCTCGAATCGCGTCCAGACCTGA
- the recG gene encoding ATP-dependent DNA helicase RecG has product MTEPSLDTPIQFLQGVGSERAELLVKLGIETVEDLLWHLPRSVLDLTDVRPVNELEEDQLASVCGKVVDLDARTISRGRTISAILLDCGTGFLKGTWFNQPWVIKRFFQGQLLMFSGKPKRRSGKWEMSHPQYQVLEEDLDDPQGVVLPRYSLTEGIKMYQMRRMVRTAVEEYAQLIPDYLPEPFREEHGLLPLAQAVIQMHKPQTMQEYEAGVRRVIFDDLLEFQLGLAMRRRQWTCVDNAPLIKVTAKVDARIRRLFPFDFTEGQDQAIQEIKTDLGSGRAMHRMLQADVGAGKTAIAIYAMLATIAAGKQAVLMAPTELLAVQHWDTINRILNQSRVKRCVLTGSLSSAERKATLEQIASGEQQLIVGTQAVVQKDVQYHDLGLVIIDEQHKFGVMQRAHFTSEANTPHMLVMTATPIPRSLCLTQFGELDISINSELPPGRQPVTTSRISTTPQRKKAWDFLRAQIDAGRQAYIVCPRIDSELEENSRSSAEEVYRKLQKSELASASIGLVHGQMDREERAQIMEQFHQGKIQVLVSTTVVEVGVDVPNATLMVILQSDRFGLSQLHQLRGRVGRGIHPGYCFLFSYTESEEALKRLAVMEQTTNGFEIAEADFQARGPGDIFGTRQHGELPLRVADLRRDDDLLQETREIALRLVEKGEFDQPRFAPLKIRVLDRFGQLLDLGQSG; this is encoded by the coding sequence ATGACCGAACCTTCCCTGGACACACCGATTCAATTTCTGCAAGGAGTCGGATCGGAACGCGCCGAGTTGCTGGTGAAACTGGGAATTGAAACCGTCGAAGATCTGCTCTGGCATCTGCCCCGGAGCGTACTCGATCTGACAGACGTCCGCCCCGTGAATGAACTCGAGGAGGACCAGTTGGCTTCGGTCTGCGGCAAAGTGGTTGACCTCGACGCACGCACGATTTCCCGTGGACGGACCATCTCCGCCATTCTCCTCGACTGTGGAACCGGCTTCCTCAAGGGAACCTGGTTCAATCAGCCCTGGGTCATCAAGCGTTTCTTCCAGGGACAGTTGCTGATGTTCTCTGGCAAGCCCAAACGACGTTCGGGCAAATGGGAAATGTCGCATCCCCAATACCAGGTCCTCGAAGAAGATCTCGATGATCCCCAGGGGGTCGTACTGCCCCGGTACAGCCTGACCGAAGGCATCAAAATGTACCAGATGCGACGCATGGTGCGGACCGCCGTAGAAGAATATGCTCAGCTGATTCCCGACTACCTCCCCGAACCGTTTCGCGAAGAACACGGTCTGCTGCCGCTGGCACAGGCGGTGATCCAAATGCATAAACCACAGACAATGCAGGAATACGAAGCCGGCGTCCGTCGCGTTATCTTTGATGACCTGCTGGAATTTCAACTGGGCCTGGCCATGCGTCGGCGGCAATGGACCTGCGTTGACAACGCACCGCTGATCAAGGTCACCGCCAAAGTCGATGCCCGGATCAGACGCCTGTTTCCGTTTGACTTCACAGAGGGACAGGATCAGGCCATCCAGGAGATCAAAACGGACCTGGGTTCCGGTCGCGCCATGCATCGCATGCTGCAGGCGGACGTGGGTGCTGGAAAAACGGCCATCGCGATCTACGCCATGCTCGCGACAATCGCCGCAGGCAAACAGGCGGTTCTGATGGCCCCCACAGAACTGCTGGCTGTCCAGCACTGGGATACGATTAATCGCATCCTGAATCAGAGTCGGGTCAAACGATGCGTGCTGACGGGTAGCCTGTCCTCAGCAGAGCGGAAAGCCACGCTGGAACAGATTGCCTCCGGTGAGCAGCAATTGATTGTCGGCACCCAGGCCGTAGTCCAGAAAGATGTGCAATATCACGATCTGGGACTGGTGATTATCGACGAACAGCATAAGTTCGGCGTGATGCAGCGGGCACACTTCACCAGCGAAGCGAATACGCCTCATATGCTGGTGATGACGGCCACCCCCATTCCCCGCAGCCTCTGTCTCACTCAGTTCGGTGAACTGGATATCTCGATCAATTCCGAACTCCCGCCGGGCAGACAGCCTGTCACCACCAGTCGGATCTCGACGACTCCTCAACGGAAGAAAGCCTGGGATTTTCTGCGCGCTCAAATCGACGCCGGCAGGCAAGCCTATATCGTCTGTCCCCGGATCGACTCCGAGCTTGAGGAAAACAGTCGATCCAGTGCGGAAGAAGTCTATCGCAAACTGCAGAAAAGCGAGCTGGCCAGTGCCTCGATCGGCCTGGTACATGGCCAGATGGACCGCGAGGAGCGGGCTCAGATCATGGAACAGTTCCACCAGGGCAAGATTCAGGTGCTGGTCTCCACGACAGTGGTTGAGGTGGGAGTCGATGTGCCCAATGCCACCTTAATGGTAATCCTGCAGTCAGACCGCTTCGGCCTCTCGCAGTTACACCAGTTGCGTGGGCGTGTCGGTCGAGGGATTCATCCCGGGTACTGTTTTCTGTTTTCGTATACCGAAAGCGAGGAGGCACTCAAGCGGCTGGCCGTCATGGAACAGACGACCAACGGTTTCGAGATTGCCGAAGCGGACTTCCAGGCTCGTGGTCCAGGTGACATCTTTGGAACCCGCCAGCATGGAGAGCTGCCGCTGCGTGTCGCCGACCTCAGACGCGATGACGACCTGTTGCAGGAAACCCGCGAGATTGCACTCCGACTGGTCGAAAAAGGGGAGTTTGATCAGCCCCGTTTTGCACCGCTGAAAATTCGCGTCCTGGACCGGTTCGGACAGTTGCTGGACCTCGGACAGAGTGGTTAA
- a CDS encoding TraR/DksA family transcriptional regulator has translation MVRKDAIIRLHKQLLNRRDELTKLVNDSSEGSSASQSSVEDSGDAAIRQTRQDLESHLAELEYKELMQIRRAISLIQEGRYGHCESCNKNIPIARLKAVPYTMFCVSCAQQRESMGLSTSDVHGDWENAYEFEGRLNDQEYRIHDLDLEK, from the coding sequence GTGGTACGTAAAGATGCAATAATTCGGTTGCACAAGCAACTGCTGAACCGCCGCGATGAGCTCACCAAGCTTGTGAACGACAGTTCAGAAGGCTCCTCAGCCAGCCAGTCCTCCGTGGAGGACAGTGGTGACGCCGCGATTCGTCAGACGCGACAGGATCTGGAATCTCACCTGGCAGAGCTGGAATACAAAGAACTGATGCAGATTCGACGTGCGATCTCCCTGATTCAGGAAGGACGTTACGGTCACTGCGAGAGCTGCAATAAGAATATACCGATTGCACGGCTTAAAGCGGTTCCTTACACGATGTTTTGTGTCAGTTGTGCACAACAGCGCGAATCGATGGGTTTATCCACGAGTGATGTTCATGGCGATTGGGAAAACGCCTACGAGTTCGAAGGACGTCTTAACGATCAGGAGTACAGAATTCACGATTTGGATCTCGAAAAATAA